A stretch of the Duncaniella dubosii genome encodes the following:
- a CDS encoding mechanosensitive ion channel family protein, which produces MLLSALIPSNRVAQWLLVHIHHLLDAVGLKKNQTIEEVIYAAIIVCIALFIGWAIRNIVLYGVRKFMLMRHSTVGKELIDHKVLSRCSHIIPPLVLLALLPFAFTSETALRVIVLRGLLIYTVVVVCRAICTVTKFIWLRFDETRNSKNLPLGGILDTAVGIIWFIAVIICISIVVNKSPVNLLTGLGAFAAVLMLVFKDSILGLVAGLQLSQNDMLRVGDWIVVPSTIANGIVIDVNLTAVKVQNWDNTIVTLPPYTLVSTSFQNWRGMTESGCRQIARSVIIDSDTIVPQPKK; this is translated from the coding sequence ATGTTGTTAAGCGCACTAATTCCTTCAAACCGAGTCGCACAATGGCTACTTGTTCATATACATCATCTACTCGATGCCGTCGGACTTAAAAAAAATCAGACGATAGAAGAAGTCATCTATGCGGCGATAATAGTCTGCATAGCACTGTTTATCGGATGGGCCATACGAAACATCGTCCTCTACGGTGTCAGGAAATTCATGCTCATGCGCCACAGCACTGTAGGCAAGGAGCTTATTGACCACAAAGTGCTCAGCAGGTGCAGCCACATCATCCCGCCGCTTGTATTGCTCGCTCTGTTGCCTTTCGCATTCACATCGGAAACTGCATTGCGCGTGATTGTCCTGCGCGGACTGCTGATCTACACCGTCGTTGTTGTATGCCGTGCCATATGCACTGTGACAAAATTCATCTGGCTGCGGTTTGACGAGACCCGCAACAGCAAAAACCTCCCGCTCGGAGGCATCCTTGACACTGCCGTCGGCATAATTTGGTTTATCGCAGTAATAATCTGTATTTCAATCGTAGTAAACAAGTCGCCTGTCAACCTCCTCACCGGTCTTGGCGCGTTTGCAGCCGTACTTATGCTCGTGTTCAAGGACAGTATACTCGGGCTCGTGGCCGGACTCCAGCTTTCACAAAACGATATGCTCCGCGTCGGCGACTGGATAGTCGTCCCCTCAACAATAGCCAACGGCATTGTGATCGATGTGAATCTGACAGCAGTAAAAGTCCAGAACTGGGACAACACCATAGTGACATTACCGCCCTATACACTCGTCTCGACATCTTTCCAGAACTGGCGTGGAATGACCGAAAGCGGATGCCGCCAGATAGCCCGCTCCGTCATCATTGACTCCGATACCATTGTCCCGCAACCAAAGAAATGA
- a CDS encoding transposase, with product MNVLAILKDFTFRCKSVFENTTTKMSKRFLNWLILTIRTVALIPGKVNFTRLSRYGGRTAKTFASNFKTSVDWMKVNIGMAQDCFGPADDMAVAIDPSFISKAGRLTYGIGRFWSGVAQRVKRGLEIMAIGAISLSKHTCVMLGAVQSPNFRTLESEKQMSMLDWYVALVRSKATELLSLTDILVADAFFSKYEFVNEVIGMGFRFVGRLRANSYLRYLAIPDSSAPRRRGRKKKYGEKVDFSNLDMSVFTSFIYEDSKGNKNRCHTAVVHSRALRRDIRIVVCPVENAEPLLYFSTDTDMRPEKIIGFYRTRFQIEFGIRDAKQFTGLQSQQTRDKDRLDFAFNLSFTALNVCKEVIRKDYPDLSLAQFKRLMFESYLASTIISTCGKSPHLKIIQKINHRLAQLAA from the coding sequence ATGAACGTATTGGCGATTCTCAAAGACTTCACCTTTCGGTGTAAGTCGGTATTTGAAAATACTACAACCAAGATGAGCAAAAGGTTCCTCAACTGGCTGATTTTAACAATACGCACTGTAGCGTTGATTCCGGGCAAAGTCAATTTTACCCGGCTGTCGCGCTATGGCGGTCGTACAGCCAAGACCTTTGCCTCCAATTTCAAGACATCCGTAGACTGGATGAAAGTCAACATAGGTATGGCGCAGGATTGTTTTGGGCCGGCCGATGACATGGCAGTGGCAATCGATCCGTCGTTCATTTCAAAAGCAGGCAGACTGACGTATGGCATAGGCCGTTTCTGGTCTGGGGTGGCACAACGTGTCAAACGCGGTCTGGAGATAATGGCGATCGGGGCAATAAGTCTGAGTAAACATACATGCGTGATGCTCGGTGCTGTCCAGTCACCGAACTTCAGGACTCTTGAATCCGAGAAACAAATGTCAATGCTTGACTGGTATGTGGCACTTGTCAGGTCAAAGGCGACAGAGCTGCTCTCACTGACGGATATTCTGGTTGCCGATGCCTTTTTCTCCAAATATGAGTTTGTAAATGAAGTGATTGGCATGGGATTTCGATTTGTCGGGAGATTACGTGCCAACTCATATCTGAGGTATCTGGCCATACCGGATTCCTCCGCCCCGCGAAGACGCGGCAGAAAGAAAAAGTATGGAGAGAAAGTGGATTTCTCCAACCTTGACATGTCCGTGTTCACTTCATTCATATATGAGGATTCCAAAGGAAACAAAAACCGATGTCACACGGCGGTCGTACATTCGAGGGCATTGAGACGCGACATCCGTATCGTGGTCTGTCCGGTTGAAAACGCAGAGCCTCTTCTTTACTTCTCTACCGATACCGACATGAGGCCTGAAAAGATCATCGGTTTCTACCGCACCCGCTTTCAGATTGAGTTCGGCATACGCGATGCCAAACAGTTTACAGGACTCCAGTCGCAACAGACACGCGACAAAGACCGGCTTGACTTCGCATTCAATCTTTCCTTCACTGCACTCAATGTCTGCAAGGAGGTCATAAGGAAGGATTATCCGGATCTTTCGTTAGCACAGTTCAAACGGCTTATGTTTGAATCTTATCTCGCCTCAACAATTATTTCGACTTGCGGAAAATCTCCGCATCTCAAAATAATTCAGAAAATAAATCATCGGTTGGCTCAGTTAGCGGCTTAG
- a CDS encoding glycoside hydrolase family 3 C-terminal domain-containing protein, which translates to MMLSGLSLFAAKELPAYMDESLPMEQRVEDALSRMTTQEKINMIHAQGKFSSPGVPRLGIPDLWMSDGPHGVRAEINWNDWGYSGRTNDSITAFPALTALAATWNPTLSFEYGNALGEEALYREKDVMLGPGVNIYRTPLNGRNFEYMGEDPYLASVLVVPYIKGMQQNGVGASVKHFALNNQELWRGHINVNLSDRALHEIYLPAFKSAVIDGDSWTIMGAYNKIRGQHACHNEMLLNKILKEDWGYKGVVMTDWGGAHDTKEAALYGLDLEMGSYTNGLTSESEFTTDDYYMARPYLEMLEKGELPMSTLDDKARRMLRLNFLTAMKRNKPLGSVASPEHYAVAEQIGNEAIVLLKNSPVAKGGNPLLPLSPDVKSILVVGDNATRDLMKGGGSSELKVKDNVTPLAGLRALYGDKVKYAQGYRAGKPMYSHVEQIPASVQDSLRAEAVAMAKNADVVIMVGGLNKNHQQDCEAGDRESYALPFGQPELIEALQAANPNLIVLLLSGNAVEMPWADKVPAIAQAWYLGSMAGKSIANVVSGKVNPSGKLPFSFPVRLEDNGAHSFGAISYPGDSINQEYLEDILVGYRWHDTKKIPAHYSFGHGLSYTSFDYGKPVASAKTIGSDESLTITIPVRNTGDRDGKETVQLYIGDDKASVLRPLKELKGFEKIELAPGEEKTVNFTITPDALKFYDDKTASWIAEPGKFRAYIGSSSTDIRATVPFELK; encoded by the coding sequence ATGATGCTTTCGGGACTGAGCCTCTTCGCGGCAAAGGAATTGCCCGCATATATGGACGAAAGCCTGCCGATGGAGCAGCGAGTTGAAGATGCCCTATCCCGCATGACGACACAGGAAAAAATCAATATGATACACGCACAGGGTAAATTCTCTTCTCCCGGAGTTCCGCGACTCGGCATTCCCGACCTGTGGATGAGCGACGGCCCTCACGGAGTGCGTGCAGAAATCAACTGGAACGACTGGGGCTATTCAGGCCGCACCAACGATTCGATTACCGCTTTCCCCGCGCTCACGGCGCTGGCAGCCACATGGAATCCTACTCTTTCTTTCGAATATGGCAACGCGCTTGGCGAAGAGGCTCTCTATCGCGAGAAGGACGTGATGCTCGGCCCGGGTGTCAACATCTACCGCACGCCCCTCAACGGCCGTAATTTCGAATATATGGGCGAAGACCCCTATCTTGCATCGGTTCTCGTTGTACCGTATATCAAAGGAATGCAGCAGAACGGTGTCGGCGCGAGTGTGAAACATTTCGCTCTCAACAATCAGGAACTCTGGCGCGGACATATCAATGTCAATCTAAGCGACCGCGCACTCCACGAAATCTACCTCCCGGCATTCAAAAGCGCAGTCATCGACGGCGACAGCTGGACCATCATGGGTGCCTACAATAAAATCCGTGGCCAGCACGCATGCCACAATGAGATGCTCCTCAACAAAATCCTCAAAGAAGACTGGGGCTATAAAGGTGTGGTCATGACTGACTGGGGTGGCGCGCACGATACTAAGGAAGCCGCGCTCTACGGGCTGGATCTCGAAATGGGATCATATACAAACGGCCTGACATCTGAATCTGAATTCACTACCGACGACTATTACATGGCTCGCCCCTATCTTGAAATGCTTGAAAAGGGGGAACTTCCAATGTCAACTCTCGACGACAAAGCCCGGCGCATGCTGCGTCTCAACTTCCTGACAGCCATGAAACGCAATAAGCCCCTCGGCTCTGTCGCCTCACCCGAACATTATGCCGTGGCCGAGCAAATCGGCAACGAAGCCATCGTCCTTCTCAAGAACTCGCCTGTCGCCAAAGGCGGAAATCCCCTCCTCCCGCTATCACCTGATGTAAAATCGATACTCGTTGTCGGTGACAACGCAACACGCGACCTCATGAAAGGCGGAGGTTCGTCAGAACTGAAGGTCAAGGACAACGTGACTCCGCTTGCCGGACTGCGCGCCCTCTATGGCGATAAGGTGAAATATGCACAGGGCTACCGTGCCGGCAAACCGATGTACTCTCATGTCGAGCAGATTCCGGCCTCTGTTCAGGATTCTCTCCGGGCCGAAGCCGTGGCAATGGCCAAGAATGCCGATGTTGTCATAATGGTGGGTGGTCTCAACAAGAACCATCAGCAGGACTGCGAGGCCGGCGACCGCGAGAGCTATGCCCTCCCCTTCGGTCAGCCTGAACTCATCGAAGCCCTTCAGGCCGCCAACCCCAACCTCATCGTCCTCCTGCTGAGCGGCAATGCCGTCGAGATGCCGTGGGCAGACAAAGTACCTGCCATCGCACAGGCGTGGTATCTTGGATCGATGGCCGGAAAGTCGATAGCCAATGTTGTCAGCGGAAAGGTCAATCCTTCCGGCAAACTTCCTTTCTCTTTCCCTGTCCGACTTGAAGACAACGGCGCTCACAGCTTCGGCGCTATCTCCTACCCCGGCGACTCAATCAATCAGGAATATCTCGAAGACATCCTCGTCGGCTATCGCTGGCACGACACCAAGAAGATTCCGGCCCATTATTCATTCGGCCACGGTCTTAGCTATACATCGTTTGATTATGGCAAACCTGTCGCATCGGCCAAGACCATCGGCTCAGACGAATCTCTCACCATCACCATTCCTGTCAGAAACACCGGTGACCGCGATGGTAAAGAAACAGTCCAGCTCTACATCGGCGACGACAAGGCATCTGTCCTCCGTCCACTGAAAGAGCTGAAAGGTTTCGAGAAAATTGAGCTCGCTCCCGGTGAGGAAAAGACAGTCAATTTCACAATCACTCCCGACGCTCTTAAATTCTACGACGACAAGACCGCTTCATGGATAGCCGAACCCGGCAAATTCCGTGCCTATATCGGTTCATCGTCAACCGACATCCGTGCCACAGTCCCGTTCGAACTGAAATAA
- a CDS encoding DUF4435 domain-containing protein, with amino-acid sequence MKLILPLRIGAAPLEVDTSENRQIIIIGANGSGKTRFANCMMQDIGDKAFKMSAIKALYGRDDESLMPGSIDMLYRSVTDGGSGIIRADIKGEFDRMLALMLHEEMENLIEFKYRPVAENVVDDRSGKIKARHVRRDVLPSTRLDRLIGLWQKVFPDNKILIESGQMIFASDRSDDTYSSSKLSAGERAVLYYIGASMFAPEGGVVFVESPDLLLHPSSTRSLWDSIEQLRPDCTFIYITHDLSFASTRGDGTTVWVKSCDPGRGEWDYDFMTSADGINDEVYLAIVGARKPVLFIEGDGVNSIDAKLYPLIFREYTVKSLGGCDRVIESTRTFNSLRAFHNLDACGIVDRDRRDEGEVCYLRKKRIFVPNVAEIENIFMIEAVIRAVARHYRRDENEVFAKVKKSIMRLFESDLRQQALMHTRHIVKKTVEHRIDGRFANINKLEEHINDLCQSINPRGIYEQYCRDFRRYVSEGDYDSVLRVYNRKTMLSESHVARACGLRRDDKDSYIRAILTILKDDRGPASAIRSAIRATFGLD; translated from the coding sequence ATGAAACTGATTCTTCCTCTACGCATAGGTGCTGCACCTCTTGAGGTCGACACTTCTGAAAACCGTCAGATAATCATTATCGGAGCAAACGGTTCGGGTAAGACCCGATTTGCAAACTGTATGATGCAGGACATCGGCGACAAGGCTTTTAAAATGTCGGCGATAAAGGCTCTCTACGGACGAGATGACGAGTCGCTGATGCCGGGTTCGATAGATATGCTCTACCGGTCGGTCACAGATGGCGGTTCAGGTATAATCCGCGCTGACATCAAGGGCGAATTTGACCGGATGCTTGCTCTGATGCTCCACGAAGAGATGGAGAATCTGATAGAATTCAAGTATCGGCCGGTGGCCGAGAACGTCGTTGATGACAGGTCAGGTAAAATAAAAGCGCGGCATGTACGGCGCGACGTTTTGCCGTCAACAAGGCTTGACAGACTGATAGGTCTATGGCAGAAAGTTTTCCCGGACAATAAGATTCTGATTGAAAGCGGCCAGATGATATTCGCCAGCGACCGTTCCGACGACACTTATTCGTCATCGAAGCTTTCGGCCGGCGAGAGGGCTGTTCTATATTATATTGGAGCGTCAATGTTTGCTCCTGAAGGCGGTGTTGTTTTTGTCGAGTCTCCCGATCTGCTGCTGCATCCGTCGTCCACCCGTTCGTTGTGGGACAGCATAGAGCAGCTTCGCCCTGACTGCACGTTTATCTATATCACGCATGATCTGTCGTTTGCATCTACGCGCGGCGACGGCACGACAGTCTGGGTCAAAAGCTGTGACCCGGGGCGCGGAGAATGGGATTATGATTTCATGACTTCGGCCGACGGAATAAACGATGAGGTCTATCTTGCTATCGTCGGTGCTCGCAAGCCGGTGTTGTTTATTGAGGGGGATGGTGTCAATTCGATCGATGCGAAACTCTATCCGCTGATATTTCGTGAATACACGGTCAAATCGCTTGGCGGATGTGACCGTGTGATAGAGTCGACACGCACTTTCAACAGTCTGCGTGCGTTTCATAATCTTGACGCATGCGGAATTGTCGACCGCGACCGTCGCGACGAAGGCGAGGTGTGCTATCTGCGCAAGAAGCGTATATTTGTGCCTAATGTCGCTGAGATTGAAAATATTTTCATGATTGAAGCCGTCATCAGGGCGGTTGCACGCCACTACCGACGTGACGAAAATGAGGTTTTCGCCAAGGTGAAAAAATCTATAATGCGCCTGTTTGAGTCAGATTTACGGCAGCAGGCACTGATGCACACGCGCCATATTGTCAAAAAGACGGTCGAACACCGCATCGACGGGCGGTTTGCCAACATCAACAAACTTGAGGAACATATCAACGACCTCTGCCAGTCAATCAATCCGCGTGGAATCTACGAGCAGTATTGCCGTGACTTCCGCCGTTATGTCAGCGAGGGTGACTACGACTCGGTTCTGAGGGTCTACAACCGTAAGACCATGCTGTCGGAGAGCCATGTGGCCAGAGCATGCGGATTGCGTCGCGATGACAAGGATTCATATATCAGGGCAATTCTTACTATACTCAAAGACGACAGAGGGCCGGCTTCGGCTATACGTTCTGCAATCCGTGCCACATTCGGTCTTGATTGA
- a CDS encoding mechanosensitive ion channel, translating into MISEITGKYPIIKAYIDKIGSLGHNDYNPGLAVVNGSNQTNLGLFRAYMCQWLLNNPAIRSDEQILVRLMPPTGEGIPLQIWCFTATTNFTAYEAIQSAVFEHVAVTAIDFGLRLFNDPSGTDVTTVTLTPPASAQTNNPAPNAAAGSAS; encoded by the coding sequence ATGATTTCAGAGATAACAGGGAAATACCCGATCATCAAAGCCTATATAGATAAGATTGGCTCGCTCGGCCATAATGACTACAATCCCGGTCTCGCAGTGGTCAATGGCTCCAACCAGACCAATCTCGGACTCTTCAGAGCCTACATGTGCCAGTGGCTGCTCAACAATCCTGCCATACGCAGCGACGAACAGATTCTCGTCAGGCTTATGCCACCGACCGGCGAAGGTATACCGCTGCAGATATGGTGTTTCACAGCAACGACCAATTTCACAGCCTATGAAGCCATCCAGAGTGCTGTTTTCGAACATGTGGCTGTAACGGCAATTGATTTCGGACTACGCCTGTTCAATGATCCATCTGGCACAGACGTGACAACCGTGACACTCACCCCACCGGCATCGGCTCAAACCAACAATCCGGCACCAAATGCAGCGGCCGGCTCGGCCTCATGA
- a CDS encoding DUF4982 domain-containing protein: MLPNHCYNNADEIELFVNGESQGVRKPEPGKYHASWRVDFTPGTVKAVSRKDGRIVATDEIRTAGEPYRIRLTPDRSSIKADGNDLSYVLVEILDKDGNLCPWADNLVTFDVTGSGRNEGVDNGSPISLERFKDNKRKAFYGKAMLIVRNDNTQGPATVRATSPGLLPYTTVINSF, encoded by the coding sequence ATTTTACCGAATCATTGTTACAACAATGCCGATGAAATAGAACTGTTTGTCAATGGAGAGTCTCAGGGTGTGCGCAAGCCTGAACCGGGCAAATATCACGCATCATGGCGTGTAGACTTCACACCCGGAACTGTGAAAGCCGTAAGCCGAAAGGACGGACGCATTGTAGCGACAGATGAAATCAGGACTGCCGGCGAACCTTACCGCATACGTCTGACTCCTGACCGCAGTTCAATCAAGGCTGACGGCAACGACCTCAGCTACGTACTCGTCGAAATTCTTGACAAAGACGGCAACCTGTGTCCTTGGGCTGATAATCTTGTCACATTCGATGTCACAGGCTCAGGACGCAACGAAGGTGTGGATAACGGTTCTCCGATATCGCTCGAACGGTTCAAGGATAACAAGCGTAAAGCTTTCTACGGAAAAGCGATGCTGATTGTACGCAACGACAACACTCAAGGTCCGGCCACAGTCCGCGCGACATCCCCCGGACTATTGCCCTACACAACCGTAATCAACTCCTTTTAA